ACCTCTCAACGCCGGCATAGCTCGTATCACTCCTGACTGAGCACCTCCGCCCCACTGACGAGGGGACACTGAATCCAGAGGACACCGTACCTTACGAAACTTCAGAAAGAACTAGAATGTTATCACCTCTCGAGCAGGCCAGTAGACGAAGGCTGCAGGTGTTGGCCACCTATatttttctctgttcgaGCGTTGACGCGACGGCCACAGTTCACTCTTGCGGATGAAGGACTGAGGTCGCGCGAATTCGGGCGTTGTCTTCGAAGAACGGCGTAATGGTTACTTGCACTGTGTAGTGGTACCATGACCTTTTTCAGTAGCCTCGTGCGTAAAACGAGTTTGTCTACTCCGTGAGTCGACTTCGTCTCTAGCACGACTTCGGGAGTGGTTACATCAGATCAGTCTATTGGCGTTCAGCTTCCTTCCCAGTGGTTTTGCCTTTCAGAGTTGTCCATTGCGATCTCCGAGTGCTTGTCACCTCAACTTCATGGGGAGGAGCAGCTCGGTCCGCGGTGCACTTTAGGGAGCCTATGATTGTCGGGACTTACTGTGCTGCACTAGGGGATTACAGAAAACACCGAGACCTTTGTTGTAGGACAGATAACCGGACATGTTTGTTTGGACCATTCAACAGATCGTCCTCACTTACGTGTTACCACCCCAGCAAAATAATAGTTCTTTCAACGTGCTTGCTCTAGCTTGATTAACTGGCGAGGCTAACGTCTATGAAAGCGACATTGGCGGAAGgttctgtctgcttcttcgtagTCCAAACAAACATGTCCGGTTATCTGTCCTACAACAAAGGTCTCGGTGCTTTCTGTAATCCCCTAGTGCAGTTTCTCAGTACTTCCAGTCCGAAATTCCAGAAAATGACTTGCCGTTTTCTGTAGAGATTCAGCTAGGTAGTCGAGAACAAGGGACTCGGACGACGACGATTCGACGATCCCTCAGTATTCGTGGCAATCTTCTTCGTTTACAACAATGGTTGGACACAGGGGGCTCCAAACAGTGGCAGACCGCAAGAGGGGCCCCCCGTTGCTCGCGATGCTGTAGATCGCAGCCTTTGGTTCCGTGACACAGTACTGCCGGATCTGGTACAGTTTCGTTGCAAGCAGTCCAGTGTCACCTCCTACGGAGAAACCGAAATTCTTCATTAAAATGCCATCATTTGTCAAGCTTTCCGAAGCGTCGCATCTCTTTTCCGGATGTGGGGCCTGGCTGATGTTTCCGATGGGGAAGCTTGTCCGTCTCGTTTGAAATGCCGTGAATCAAACTGTTGCCTCCAGATGTCCCTTGATCAAGTAAGGTAACACACATCCGTTCAGCTAAAGCATCTTCATTCTCAGCATAAACGCTCGAAGATGTGTCGCACAAAACGGCAAACGAAATGATCGATgggaagcgaaaaacagCCCGAGTAACCCTTGAATTCAACCTAGGCAGTGTGTTGCCCAGTCAGACGTTGAACTATCCCGATGCCGATCATTTTTTTAAACGTGAGTTCGCATCGTGCAATTGTTAATTTGGTCTAGACCTAGGAAGACAACGTTTGGTAGTGGCTGTGGACTGATACGGACTTTCCACGACGAGCTATTTAAGTGCGTGTCGCCGGCGACACAACGGGAGAGCAGTGGTCCTGTTTGGCATTCAAACGACTCTGCCGTGTGGTTCAAATCGTTGGGAGGCAGTTTCCACAAGATGCGTTCTCCTCGATCCTTGGATCAGCTTCAAGCCCCTTGGAGGGTTTTTCTTGTGAGTATAATTCGTCGTTACAGTGGCTAGATGTTAGCAACGCAAGCCCCCCCGTTTGACTATACCAAGGGTAGATATTGACTGCGGCTCAAAGAATTTTCGCTGAGTAGGCAAAAACGCTACATGCATATAACAGACAAGAGTGTTTCTGGTTGCTGGTCACTTACTCTCCGCCGACTAGTTGAAAGATAACAGAAAGGGATCGGTAGCCAAACTCAGGGTTTCTCTCAGATGGCATCGCTAAAGTCCTTCTACGGTGCCAAGTCCTGTGCACGCGCCGGACGTCCGGTAGTGAGAACTTGTGGTTTTCAGCTTTATTCTCGGGATCGTTCTCTCGGTTCTGGAGGCGCCGGCAGCTGTGCAGGCGGCAGCCCTCCCCGCCCACTGGGGAACGGTTCACGTTTCATCCATGAACGGGGAGCGGAGAGTAAAGCTACCTCTCCCGATTGTTCGCGAGCTAGAagttcgtcttcgtcgtttgcAAGCAACGGCGAGCAACAACAAATTGCGCACCGGGCGCGTGCAGAGTTCACAAAGGAGCTGTCAGATCGTGAGACCTGCGGGTTGCCACCGAACTATGAGGATGTAGAGGATTGGAATGACGCATTGTCGGCGTCTCGCTGGTCGACTCAAAGCAATGGCGTTACGTCTGCCCGTGGCATCAATGGTGGTGACCGAAAAAAACTATTCGGGGTCGCTAGCAGCGAATGGAGAGATCACGCCCCTCTTTGTTCCGTTCTTGACTCGCCTTCACCGTTGGTCGCCGCACTTGAGGGCCACACGGCAGTGGCTGGTGGGTTCCCTGTAACACCGGAAAGCAGTACAGACTCAGTGGCAACGGATAATGCTGAGTTTGAAGGACTCCGTTTCGTCAAACCATGCGAGAGTTTGAGCGGTCCGTTCTCTGCCACCGCTGAAATTGCGAATCTATCTCCCGACTTCAACATCGATAAGTTTCTTGCTGGAACACCAAATATAATCGACGGAAACGGAACTAGTCGCCCTTCCTCCGACTCAGAATTGTTTGTGGGCAGCTATTTAGAAGACGGCAAAACGTCGACTTTCATCGATGAACCAAAAGTTACGGCACAGCAGCagacgaacgagaaaaacTTGACTCTTCTGCAGCAAGATATTTCTGCTCTAGAGGACCTGGTGGAGCAGACAGATCGGAGACTGAAAGGACTGGGAGAACTCTCTCTCATAACGGAAGAGTCAAATTTTTCCGGTCCAACCAAGCAATCTCTCGAACGAACGCCTCAAAAGGATGCTGGAGAGCTTGAAGGCGTCACACGGCAGATGCCCAAATCTATTCAAGCGGATACGTCAGGAGTGGAGGTGTATCTGCCGCCTGCCAGCATACAAACTGACCAATCTTCACAAACGGATTTCGTTCCAGTTTGTCTTTCGCAAAAAAGAGACTCTCCGAGGAAGGAAGtgggagaggaagccgaggTAGGGCGTCAAGACAAACCTGTCACTGGAGGCGTTTTGACCAAGGGCAGAATGACACTGGCGAGCTTGAAAAGCGACCGCAACCCAGGAGATGAAGGCAGATGTCACGGTGCATCCGGGGCACTCAACGGCGCTGGATATGAGCGGCATTGCCTCTCTAGGCCGGTTGTCAATGAAGGAACGGGGACCATAAGATCTGATCCGCATGCGCGGATCGCCAATTTGAATGAGGCCCTTCACTACGGCGGCACAGCTTCCCGATTGCCAGGTGCGTCATTGCAGCATCCGTAGGAGGGCTATCCCCGTGACAAGGAAACATAGTCGTATTGCACCCGAACAAGCTGGACTACATAGCACCACAGACTCTCATCATAGAACACAGGCAACAACAAATATTATTGTCAGACTGTTTCACTGAACACACTGGAAACGGTGTTCAGAATCTCCGGTTGTCCTCAATTAAGCCGTGTCATAACTGTCTAACTCGTCTGTCGTGTGCCGGCAGTGTTAACAGTCTTCATGAGACTGCAAAATTGGACGTGCACCATGCGGTTCTCTGTTGCTTGTTGCGAATGATCTGTAACACCCCTCGATAAACTTTACTGCGTTTTTCTACAACAGAGGCACTTCGCAGAATAAATAAAGATCGACAAGGAACCAGATACGGCGAACTACTCATATCAGCCCCGTCCGGAGGCAGAGTCAACCTGAATCCTTGTTCTGTGTCCGCTCCCTCCGATCTGGCATTGCTTTCCGCCAGCCTTCAAAAACCGGACGTCGAGCAAGCCGAGCCTTCGGCTACCTACCCTCTCGAAAGGTCCAGGCAGGTCTATGCTGTGAGGTCTTCTCCGCGATCCCAGCCCCGGAGCTGTCCCGGTGGCTTCGTCCTACTAAACTCGAGGCCCAAGAGGAAATTTAAAAAAGTGGTATGGGTCGAGTCTGGCTCCACAGCGGAGAGCCGTGATGATGACGCGCAACATGGATTGTGCTGCCACAGTGAAGATTCCTCGCATCGCTGTGCCTCGGGGTCCGACTACTCCTGTCATTGCCATTCCGGTGTCCCCCGCTGGCGGAGCAGCCGCGAAGAAATCCACCGGTGCCGTTCAGCGAGGGAAGGAACCTGTCGAGCTAGAACGGCGTTTCTTGACGTTGTCACAGGGGACTCAACGGACTATGCGCATCGCCTCCCTTCACTGTCAGTGAATGGCCGGATCAGTGAAGCAGTTGACAGGAGAAAAGCGGTTCTTCCTTTCCCGCAATCTCCTAGAAGATGGGATGAACTGGATTCGTTAGGATCCAGCTTCGCAGAGGCTGAAGCGCGTTGTGGTACTCAACAGAACGGACAGAATCGAAAGACAATACCCCTCAATGCCCCGTCAGAAATGTGTGTCCTGTCAGGATACAACACTCGTCCTTCTGTCCGCGAAAAAGCACAGCGCATGCTCCAGCCATACCCATACGTCGAGGACTGGACAGACACATCTTCGGCAGCTTCTGGATTTCCTCCAGACGGTCACTGGCAACCACACGGAACTCCGCTAGAAGATGGCATTGACTTGATCCAGGATCTTGTTGACAAAGACCCTCGGTCTCGGTAttgcagcagagaaggcgtcCTGAACCAACCCGGAGGTACACACGCTGCGGGTGAGCAGCTTTACCACCACCGCGGACATCCATGGACTGCACAACATTACGATTCTGAAAAGATCAAGGTAACCATCGATGCTTTATCCCCCCTCAGTCCTTGCGGATTATTTAGACCGTGGCAGATGCAAGGCAGTCGTCTGCGGTTTGAACGGGATCCAAGCGAGGATGAGCGTACCCGCTGCCGCCGCTGTGTGACAGGAACCCCTGGCGGTGATTTTCTGAAGCACAAAGCCCCACAGTGTGCCTCACCGGCAAAGGATGATTCACTGGACAAAGTGCCTTGGCTGCAGGTGTCCACCGGCACCTGCAGTGCAAGGGTCTGCCATGACACCACACCGAAGCACAAGGAAGAAAACCAACGATCCGAAAGGGTCTCTCCAACCGTGAACATCACCGAACAAGGGATCCAGACTTCAGCACACAATGATCCAGATCCCATCTGTTCCCCTTGTGATCACCATGGAAAGAAACAGGATGTCTCTAGTCAAGTGTCTCCGTCACGCAAGGATCTGGTGCCCAAAGGCACAGGCAGTGGAACGAGGGAGAATCCTGTCACGGCTGTGTGTGAGAGATCTAGCTCACAAGTTCAGAGTGTCCAGCCATCGCTTATGCACCTAACGAGCGAGACAGTGCACATGCCCAGGCCATTGTGTCACTCGCCTAAAGAAAAAGTCAGTCTGCTTCATCGCAACGATAATTCGGCCTTCGGACCTACATATCCGACCCAGCAACCACGGAGGCTACGCCAATCGCCACGCCCGCTGCTCATGAACGACGCAGCCATCTGTACGTCCCCAGTTTTCCGCAGAGATATTGCTACAGGTGCTTCTCCAAGATCCATGGAACGGGATGGAAAGGACAGATCATCTGCCGGAGGAGTCGCCGCCACTCCCGCTCTGCGGCGGAATTCTACTCAGGCAGCGTTTGATTCTTCCCAAATCGAGGATCCATTTGACGTCCAGCAGATCTTAGCCCAAATTTCTCCATTGGGACGGGAGAAAACCCACTCAAACGGCAACTGTGAAAACGGGAACACAAGTCAACCTTCAGGAGGCAACCTGGTGGAAAACAGTGGCAGCCATGTGCGTCAGCCAACTTCAGACGCGCAAGGAACCTTCAGTCTCCCAGCGACAGAAGTTCTTGAAGTCGCTGAGGCATGCCATCAAACAGGTGAGACTGACTACAACTTTTTATAGAACTGGAAATGACTTACGGTAGGAAGTGAATTCTCCTAGCAGATAAAACAACAGAAGCTAATAATTCTCCCTTCTAGTAGTTGAGAACGAATAGGGATAGAGAAGCGCTAGTATATCTTTCAAAGCGTTGCTCGGCTTCAATGTACTCAGGGAcagggagaggggaagaagacccACATGCGGTCCCGGTAGCTTTCGAAGCAACTTGTTACCATCTCAGTCCGCGCGCAAAATGGTACTAGCTGCCCCAGTGTCGTGCATGAGACTTGACTAAAGAGTGCGCTTTAGAGGATCCGCACCGGGACAGCATAAGACGTaccgagaaagaaactcgaagtgcagaaaaacgagtttGATTCAGTGCACGGTATTTTTTCCTGTTGTCCTTCGCAGCAAGACTGCCTCGTAAACACTACTTTGTTTGCATACTTCAGGCAAGTCAAAGAGCAACGAAACGTGCGAAGAAATCATTAGCACACTGAACCAGACAATCAGGAGGATTGAAGGACGCACGCAGAGGCACGAGGACTCTCTACCGTTGCCAGACAAGGTGACCAGGTAATTGTTATTTCTTGACTTCTCCAGGATTTCAAGGGATCCCATTAGTAGCTCGTGAAACACAGAAATACAAACGTAACGCGCCCCATGCACAcggtgaagaaggcggcTCAGGTAATTTTTACCGTTTGACATCTCAAGATAACCGACTTCCAGGTGTACATCTTGTTTCTCGTCGTTCGCACGATTGGGGGAGACAGTGGAAGACCGCAAAAGGTATACACACTTTTTGGCGTTTTCTGTGCCTGTATGTTCCTGAAAGGAAAGAGCCCGTCTGATCCAGACGCAAATTCGAGAGTTCCAAAGCAAGAGTGTGGTTGTCAAGGCTGAGCACTCCAGTCTCTACGGTGGCTGCAGCTCCAGAAGTGTTCTGTGTTGTGCATCCTCATTTATTAACGCAGACAAGAGGACAGCGGCGGCATTTTCCTAAACAACTCCTCATGCTTGCGGGAGCTCTCAACTCCAGACAGATGTGGCTGTCTGGCTGTCTCCGAAGAGCCCCTGGGACTGGACACCCCGGCTTTGGCTGCACCGGAAGCCTCTTTGAGTCGCCACCACCTGAGTCTCGAGCTAAAGGAGGTCCATGAGATGCTGATAAAACTCATGGAGCCAGATGTTGAAACACCGGAGAACCTGTGCAGAAAGCATGCGCTTGATATGTCGTCTCCTCTAAACACTGCCGGCCACTTACCAACTTGCACAGAGCGACAGTGCGAATCGTTTCTGTTGCCGAATGCGGGACGCCGGCATaactgtttctctgcagaagacgTTCAGTTCTCGGGGCCTGCGGTGTGCACACATCCGTCGGCGAGGGCTTCACGACGCGCTGCTAGGCCAGCGGGCGCCGCGAAATCTGACGGGTGTGCAAGTCTGGCATTCTTTGAAAGTCCTGTTCGAGTGGAAAGGGAGGCGCTAGGAGCGTGGGCACTAAACACTGCCCAcagcgacacagaagacgcTCTGAGGGCCTCGCTCGAGCGGCAACGCCATGGACGAGGGGGTCGGCCGTCACTCCTTTCGCGCGCGACAACGTGGGTTTTGGGAGAAAATCGAACGAAATCTCATGGGACCCATTCAAGTACGATCGTGTCGCAGAGATGCAGCGCCGCACGTTCCATAAAGAGAGCTCGTTCTATGCCAGTCCCCGCTGATCGAGGGGCGAGGCGAGGATGGATACATGAGCCTCGGCTGCAAAGAATGCGGCCTCCTGACGACATATGCGTTCGGCGAAAAGctggggagagaaaacgaattcCATCCCTAGAGGTGTTCTCAGCAGTTGCAGAGCAGCCAGAGATGGCTCGGCTGCGACCAGCAGAGAAAGCACTCGCGTGTAAAAGAGCGGTCCCGCCGATCCGACATAACAACAAAGGTAAGAGGAAACCCATCCAAACACAGTGCGTACAGGAACCTAAAAGGCGCCCAGTAGTAGGTAGGGTGATTGTTTACCAAAACAGGAAATGAAAATGGTCAGGGCGCGCCACCAGTTTCCCCTTTGCTGTAAGGAGGTGTTGCAAACTCTAGGACACTCGAATGTGCCTGTCCACCGAGGTGTCGCTTTCACTTTCAGAAGAGCTTCGAGTTTTCTTCCCCGAAGGTAGCATCTCGACTGCGAGTACTGCTTCGGATCCTGGAGATTCCGGCGTACTAACGGAAAAATCTCAGAGCTGGGACAGTGTCCAAGGCCTGGAGTCGCGATTcccagaagagaggcaggtTTTCTCGCCAGGATGTTATCCCGCGAAGTCGTCGTCACTGCGAAGCACTTCGAGGGGTCGTCTCGAAAGGCATGCGGGGCGACACAAGCCCCCCGACTTGGCTGATGTCGTGTGGCAAGAAGGTTCAGCGGCCGATCTAAGATACGACGAACGGAGAGGTCGTGGTAGTTTGAGTCTCTGTCGGGAGAAGCCTAAACACACTTGCTCGCGCAGTTCGTATTCTCGGACAGAGGAGCAAAAACTCCCCGGACAGACAGCTGGAGGATTAGGAAGACAGCGGCGCCAATTCACACCAAAAAGTGCCAGCTTGCGGCCATCCTTGGAACATGGACAGAATAGCGCAGAGGCATCCAGGACAGCACAGTCCAAGTCTTGTTGTCTCTGCGGGGTCAGCAAAGAGTATTCGACTCCTCTGAAACCGATTCGATCGGAGGAAAGCGAGTTTCTACGGAAAGCCATGTCTTGTGACGCCAGAAAACCCTCTGACGGCTTCGGCGCTCATTGCCGCCGACAAAGCCCCGAGGCAACATTACTGCGTGGCTCCTCGTCTACCGTTCGAATGCATGGTGTGCAGGGTAACCTGCGCCACGGCTCACTAAGGCCGCAGACACTAAATCGGGAAGGCAGAACACTTTCGCGGGGATTCTCGGGGCAGTACTGCCGGCAAAACCTTTCGGGTGATCTGGCTGGCGTGCAGTCGACACGGCAAGCGCAGAAGAATGTTCAGGAGGAGGGAAACCACTCCTACCAAAACAGGCTTATTCCAGAAGGAGGGATGGAACCTAGAGAACTCCGTGGGTGTTCCCGGCCAGATGTGGCTACCATGCCGCGGAAGCCAAGCACACCATCGAGGAACTCGTCAAGATCGACAAGATCCATTTCGAATACAGGGAAAAGTCTACAGATGCTAAAACAGTCTTTACGTTATACATACACCAGGGACAGTACCGGTGAAAAGGTTCGTCTCTCACAGGCAAAGGAAAGGCCAATCGTCTGCAGCGTGTCCCATGCTGAGAGCCAGACGTCGCGTCCGCACACGATTATTTCCGGTTCGGCAATAAGCATAGATTTGAACCCACGAGTCTCCCCTCAGCCCCCGCAGTCGTTTGATCAAAGTGAAGAAATGTCTAACCGCTGCGCGGACACTTTCCCTGAAAAAC
This window of the Toxoplasma gondii ME49 chromosome VI, whole genome shotgun sequence genome carries:
- a CDS encoding hypothetical protein (encoded by transcript TGME49_241130), with the translated sequence MASLKSFYGAKSCARAGRPVVRTCGFQLYSRDRSLGSGGAGSCAGGSPPRPLGNGSRFIHERGAESKATSPDCSRARSSSSSFASNGEQQQIAHRARAEFTKELSDRETCGLPPNYEDVEDWNDALSASRWSTQSNGVTSARGINGGDRKKLFGVASSEWRDHAPLCSVLDSPSPLVAALEGHTAVAGGFPVTPESSTDSVATDNAEFEGLRFVKPCESLSGPFSATAEIANLSPDFNIDKFLAGTPNIIDGNGTSRPSSDSELFVGSYLEDGKTSTFIDEPKVTAQQQTNEKNLTLLQQDISALEDLVEQTDRRLKGLGELSLITEESNFSGPTKQSLERTPQKDAGELEGVTRQMPKSIQADTSGVEVYLPPASIQTDQSSQTDFVPVCLSQKRDSPRKEVGEEAEVGRQDKPVTGGVLTKGRMTLASLKSDRNPGDEGRCHGASGALNGAGYERHCLSRPVVNEGTGTIRSDPHARIANLNEALHYGGTASRLPEALRRINKDRQGTRYGELLISAPSGGRVNLNPCSVSAPSDLALLSASLQKPDVEQAEPSATYPLERSRQVYAVRSSPRSQPRSCPGGFVLLNSRPKRKFKKVVWVESGSTAESRDDDAQHGLCCHSEDSSHRCASGSDYSCHCHSGVPRWRSSREEIHRCRSAREGTCRARTAFLDVVTGDSTDYAHRLPSLSVNGRISEAVDRRKAVLPFPQSPRRWDELDSLGSSFAEAEARCGTQQNGQNRKTIPLNAPSEMCVLSGYNTRPSVREKAQRMLQPYPYVEDWTDTSSAASGFPPDGHWQPHGTPLEDGIDLIQDLVDKDPRSRYCSREGVLNQPGGTHAAGEQLYHHRGHPWTAQHYDSEKIKVTIDALSPLSPCGLFRPWQMQGSRLRFERDPSEDERTRCRRCVTGTPGGDFLKHKAPQCASPAKDDSLDKVPWLQVSTGTCSARVCHDTTPKHKEENQRSERVSPTVNITEQGIQTSAHNDPDPICSPCDHHGKKQDVSSQVSPSRKDLVPKGTGSGTRENPVTAVCERSSSQVQSVQPSLMHLTSETVHMPRPLCHSPKEKVSLLHRNDNSAFGPTYPTQQPRRLRQSPRPLLMNDAAICTSPVFRRDIATGASPRSMERDGKDRSSAGGVAATPALRRNSTQAAFDSSQIEDPFDVQQILAQISPLGREKTHSNGNCENGNTSQPSGGNLVENSGSHVRQPTSDAQGTFSLPATEVLEVAEACHQTGKSKSNETCEEIISTLNQTIRRIEGRTQRHEDSLPLPDKVTRQEDSGGIFLNNSSCLRELSTPDRCGCLAVSEEPLGLDTPALAAPEASLSRHHLSLELKEVHEMLIKLMEPDVETPENLCRKHALDMSSPLNTAGHLPTCTERQCESFLLPNAGRRHNCFSAEDVQFSGPAVCTHPSARASRRAARPAGAAKSDGCASLAFFESPVRVEREALGAWALNTAHSDTEDALRASLERQRHGRGGRPSLLSRATTWVLGENRTKSHGTHSSTIVSQRCSAARSIKRARSMPVPADRGARRGWIHEPRLQRMRPPDDICVRRKAGERKRIPSLEVFSAVAEQPEMARLRPAEKALACKRAVPPIRHNNKEELRVFFPEGSISTASTASDPGDSGVLTEKSQSWDSVQGLESRFPEERQVFSPGCYPAKSSSLRSTSRGRLERHAGRHKPPDLADVVWQEGSAADLRYDERRGRGSLSLCREKPKHTCSRSSYSRTEEQKLPGQTAGGLGRQRRQFTPKSASLRPSLEHGQNSAEASRTAQSKSCCLCGVSKEYSTPLKPIRSEESEFLRKAMSCDARKPSDGFGAHCRRQSPEATLLRGSSSTVRMHGVQGNLRHGSLRPQTLNREGRTLSRGFSGQYCRQNLSGDLAGVQSTRQAQKNVQEEGNHSYQNRLIPEGGMEPRELRGCSRPDVATMPRKPSTPSRNSSRSTRSISNTGKSLQMLKQSLRYTYTRDSTGEKVRLSQAKERPIVCSVSHAESQTSRPHTIISGSAISIDLNPRVSPQPPQSFDQSEEMSNRCADTFPEKRPSHSDPHRGDKHPTCCSSLRNTELAKKDVEVNAGFEQEQPNVGPQEIASSMLAEGVRSALSDLDSSAEGLHASAAEVLPPEGDTLGSFRSSSGAEKPALAPEPRVYPVRSMRARVQASVRKRKSQERVRRSFRFEESDSTPGANGVLTEEHVSGVTGASFESSDARIIQRNEDETQQNNVLRASPKRISAWGVRETSVELKSSLVDEESDVANKRPAVNYRQDVAVGRSPPSSLTPSWCYGQAVSLSGKTPTSVELDATEISSCDSESDGSVGREAGISRQCVTVEPRRGIRFKKCSSFGQSGEEKCEAEPTEESSMGALWKESSRSANSVLEIDMRETATEEKQ